The following are encoded together in the Chaetodon auriga isolate fChaAug3 chromosome 4, fChaAug3.hap1, whole genome shotgun sequence genome:
- the LOC143319548 gene encoding apolipoprotein L6-like isoform X2, translating to MSRPVPLPRRQISNPDKSEDGELLKCSSTPQSPTKSAKGGPACSAPPPLPPKKWTVKQSPAGDGVLEIVKVTAEKAVDDTCRAQPPLLPRKPPKELPDDQYEVLDDGYLMDWWEDVIPWKSLCKDLKLRGEKETKIIKVKAEHLYKALQVYILLLSEHGGFLREQTAELLCIADNLDKVSKGTTIAGITGGATTVAGGVAAAAGVILSPLTMGASLALTVVGVGVATAGGVTGASAAIANKVNVTQDKKKIEKTFHEYERVMVGIQDCLKFINEGMEQLKQHDLSVLSEARRSSVRVARVVQLATTGGGSAKAIEANSKASGLMQGFALGLDIHFTKGKDGQKLKKGHESKLAKKIRCLADDLNKALDELIQVKELFSKHCDGE from the exons ATGTCCCGG CCAGTGCCTTTGCCAAGGAGACAGATTTCCAATCCAGACAAAAGTGAGGACGGCGAGCTGTTAAAATGTAGCTCCACTCCTCAGTCTCCCACCAAATCTGCAAAG GGAGGTCCGGcctgctcagctcctccaccgCTGCCACCAAAGAAGTGGACTGTTAAACAGAGTCCAGCTGGAGATGGAGTTCTGGAAATAGTAAAG GTGACGGCTGAAAAAGCCGTTGATGACACCTGTAGAGCAcaacctcctctgctgcctcgtAAACCTCCAAAAGAACTGCCTGACGACCAATATGAAGTCCTG GATGACGGCTATTTGATGGATTGGTGGGAGGATGTGATAC CCTGGAAGTCTCTCTGCAAAGACCTCAAACTTAGAGgggagaaagaaacaaa GATCATCAAAGTTAAGGCTGAACACCTCTATAAAGCTCTGCAGGTTTACATCCTCCTGCTGTCTGAGCATGGAGGCTTCCTGAGGGAACAGACTGCTGAGCTGCTCTGCATTGCTGACAACTTAGACAAG GTTTCAAAGGGTACAACGATTGCTGGCATCACAGGAGGGGCTACAACCGTGGCGGGAGGCGTGGCAGCAGCTGCCGGGGTGATTCTGTCTCCGCTCACAATGGGAGCCTCACTGGCCCTGACTGTGGTCGGGGTTGGCGTGGCCACAGCCGGCGGCGTCACTGGTGCATCAGCAGCCATCGCCAACAAG GTGAATGTCACTCAGGACAAGAAGAAAATCGAAAAAACTTTTCACGAGTATGAGCGGGTCATGGTGGGTATTCAGGACTGCCTGAAGTTCATCAATGAGGGCATGGAGCAGCTAAAGCAGCACGATCTATCTGTCCTGAGTGAAGCCAGGAGGAGTTCAGTGAGAGTGGCCCGTGTAGTGCAGCTGGCCactacaggaggaggaagtgcCAAGGCCATAGAGGCCAACAGTAAGGCATCTGGGCTGATGCAAGGCTTCGCCCTCGGCTTGGATATCCACTTCACCAAAGGAAAGGATGGTCAGAAGCTGAAGAAAGGCCATGAGTCGAAGCTCGCAAAGAAAATCCGCTGTCTAGCCGATGACCTTAACAAGGCTTTGGATGAGCTCATACAAGTCAAAGAATTGTTCAGTAAGCATTGTGATGGAGAGTAA
- the LOC143319548 gene encoding apolipoprotein L6-like isoform X1, which produces MSRGGPACSAPPPLPPKKWTVKQSPAGDGVLEIVKVTAEKAVDDTCRAQPPLLPRKPPKELPDDQYEVLDDGYLMDWWEDVIPWKSLCKDLKLRGEKETKIIKVKAEHLYKALQVYILLLSEHGGFLREQTAELLCIADNLDKVSKGTTIAGITGGATTVAGGVAAAAGVILSPLTMGASLALTVVGVGVATAGGVTGASAAIANKVNVTQDKKKIEKTFHEYERVMVGIQDCLKFINEGMEQLKQHDLSVLSEARRSSVRVARVVQLATTGGGSAKAIEANSKASGLMQGFALGLDIHFTKGKDGQKLKKGHESKLAKKIRCLADDLNKALDELIQVKELFSKHCDGE; this is translated from the exons ATGTCCCGG GGAGGTCCGGcctgctcagctcctccaccgCTGCCACCAAAGAAGTGGACTGTTAAACAGAGTCCAGCTGGAGATGGAGTTCTGGAAATAGTAAAG GTGACGGCTGAAAAAGCCGTTGATGACACCTGTAGAGCAcaacctcctctgctgcctcgtAAACCTCCAAAAGAACTGCCTGACGACCAATATGAAGTCCTG GATGACGGCTATTTGATGGATTGGTGGGAGGATGTGATAC CCTGGAAGTCTCTCTGCAAAGACCTCAAACTTAGAGgggagaaagaaacaaa GATCATCAAAGTTAAGGCTGAACACCTCTATAAAGCTCTGCAGGTTTACATCCTCCTGCTGTCTGAGCATGGAGGCTTCCTGAGGGAACAGACTGCTGAGCTGCTCTGCATTGCTGACAACTTAGACAAG GTTTCAAAGGGTACAACGATTGCTGGCATCACAGGAGGGGCTACAACCGTGGCGGGAGGCGTGGCAGCAGCTGCCGGGGTGATTCTGTCTCCGCTCACAATGGGAGCCTCACTGGCCCTGACTGTGGTCGGGGTTGGCGTGGCCACAGCCGGCGGCGTCACTGGTGCATCAGCAGCCATCGCCAACAAG GTGAATGTCACTCAGGACAAGAAGAAAATCGAAAAAACTTTTCACGAGTATGAGCGGGTCATGGTGGGTATTCAGGACTGCCTGAAGTTCATCAATGAGGGCATGGAGCAGCTAAAGCAGCACGATCTATCTGTCCTGAGTGAAGCCAGGAGGAGTTCAGTGAGAGTGGCCCGTGTAGTGCAGCTGGCCactacaggaggaggaagtgcCAAGGCCATAGAGGCCAACAGTAAGGCATCTGGGCTGATGCAAGGCTTCGCCCTCGGCTTGGATATCCACTTCACCAAAGGAAAGGATGGTCAGAAGCTGAAGAAAGGCCATGAGTCGAAGCTCGCAAAGAAAATCCGCTGTCTAGCCGATGACCTTAACAAGGCTTTGGATGAGCTCATACAAGTCAAAGAATTGTTCAGTAAGCATTGTGATGGAGAGTAA
- the atf4a gene encoding cyclic AMP-dependent transcription factor ATF-4, with the protein MTLSQLALEDVEALYLGPSFLMADPMGPLLDQDEEEALSPSSSLEGKVPASPPLSFSSYASSLSPYQTLSSSPLSSASPPPSPPPSSSFLGTKAGVDSLSLPWLGASDLLDAHVGADDSKEDAFAGMDWMSEKIDLSEFDLDSLIGSCSSDESPSSPEDFLASLDSHMDLDLDSFDTAMPTPHDSLGLGLSLPSIPPLPLELPLPGVAEAKKTEVAPDQAVVMKSEPPSPVPSPSPPSPTSTLELGSEVDVLDAEKIATSLTAAIIPDPSGSIQTTSPIVFSLPTSGHIVVVLANKDEPSLVSLTDQSIESSPSASDCDSDSGIESVVSSPAHLPSSPPTPSSTAGSSRTKPYSKPEPTAASSPAASTSRVKSVSGAPKVVEKKLKKMEQNKTAATRYRQKKRVEQELLGTELEGLEKRNHELKEKAETISREIQYLKDLMEEVRKHRRGKTSSVA; encoded by the exons atgacACTCTCCCAGCTGGCCTTGGAGGACGTGGAGGCCCTGTACTTAG GGCCCTCGTTTCTGATGGCTGACCCCATGGGGCCCCTTCTGGAccaagatgaagaagaagctctttctccctcctcctctctagAGGGGAAGGTGCCAGCTTcgccccctctctctttctcctcctacGCATCTTCCCTGTCTCCCTATCAGACCTTGTcgtcttcccctctctcctctgcctccccccctccctctcctcctccctcgtcCTCGTTCCTGGGAACCAAGGCCGGAGTGGACTCACTGTCACTCCCCTGGCTGGGTGCCAGCGACCTGCTCGACGCCCATGTTGGAGCAGACGATAGTAAAG aggaTGCTTTTGCAGGGATGGACTGGATGTCAGAAAAAATCGACCTGAGTGAATTTGACCTGGATTCCCTCATTGgctcctgctcctctgatgAGTCTCCCAGCTCCCCTGAAGATTTTCTGGCCTCCCTTGACTCCCACATGGATCTGGATCTAGATTCATTCGACACAGCCATGCCCACTCCACACGATAGCCTGGGGCTGGGTCTGTCACTGCCCAGtatcccccctctccctctggaGCTCCCTCTCCCAGGGGTAGCCGAGGCCAAGAAGACAGAGGTGGCTCCTGATCAGGCGGTTGTTATGAAGTCTGAGCCTCCCTCCCCGgttccctctccttctcccccctccccaacCAGCACATTGGAGCTGGGGAGTGAAGTGGATGTCCTGGATGCAGAGAAAATTGCCACATCCCTCACAGCCGCCATCATTCCAGATCCCAGTGGAAGCATTCAGACCACCAGCCCCATTGTGTTCTCTCTTCCCACCTCTGGCCACATTGTGGTGGTGCTCGCCAACAAGGATGAGCCCTCCCTCGTATCTCTCACTGACCAGTCGATTGAAAGCTCTCCTTCAGCAAGTGACTGTGACAGTGATTCTGGCATCGAGTCTGTTGTCAGCTCGCCTGCACACcttccctcctcacctcccacCCCCTCTTCCACCGCTGGATCCTCCAGGACCAAACCCTACTCCAAACCAGAGCCCACTGCCGCTTCCTCCCCCGCTGCCAGTACCTCCAGGGTTAAATCGGTGTCTGGTGCTCCCAAGGTGGTGgagaagaaactgaagaagaTGGAGCAGAACAAGACAGCAGCTACTCGCTatagacagaagaagagagtcGAGCAGGAGTTGCTCGGTACAGAGCTTGAAGGGCTAGAGAAGAGGAATCATGAGTTGAAGGAGAAGGCAGAGACCATCAGCCGAGAAATTCAGTACCTAAAGGACCTGATGGAGGAAGTTCGGAAGCACCGCCGTGGGAAGACCAGCTCAGTGGCTTAG
- the LOC143320072 gene encoding uncharacterized protein LOC143320072 isoform X1, with the protein MWRSGAAVSFLIAVCAYYATFFYERREEENRMSSTLTRHVIWESEGLVAYLHPQPWTPGSVILERSTPGSLGGSIFHLEKQEFLTWLLGARAVAELLCDKLAVQRCALVSRPHRDRPAQIRVLPLHGLDAEWRPHLAGDEEHNAHDPGYCTSKSAPKWSDSSLTEIQAKIRAKLPLPDAPFNLTFLGDDPAHPGLFSRIVRGEEQQWRVWEDEGHVAFLTPFPNSPGFTVLVPRRPLTSDIFRLEKGDYEGLVLSTWEVARLLKEGLGAWGMGLVFEGFEIDYAHAKLIPLFLPPSSGTGDDTTKLPPPQFYPTYPGYVTSEDGPEASVGSLEELHIKITQT; encoded by the exons ATGTGGCGAAGCGGAGCAGCCGTCTCCTTTTTGATAGCCGTTTGTGCTTATTACGCCACCTTTTTCTACGAgcggagagaagaggaaaacag AATGTCCTCCACTCTTACCCGTCATGTCATCTGGGAGTCAGAGGGGCTTGTGGCCTACCTTCACCCCCAGCCCTGGACCCCAGGCTCTGTTATCCTGGAGCGTAGCACCCCTGGCAGCCTGGGAGGCAGCATCTTCCACCTGGAGAAGCAGGAGTTTTTAACCTGGCTGCTTGGGGCGAGAGCtgttgcagagctgctgtgtgacaaGCTGGCAGTTCAGAGGTGTGCGCTGGTCAGCAGGCCTCACCGAGACAGACCTGCCCAG ATCCGTGTCCTCCCTCTGCATGGCCTGGATGCAGAGTGGCGCCCTCACCTGGCAGGAGATGAGGAGCACAACGCCCATGACCCAGGATACTGCACCTCTAAGAGCGCTCCCAAATGGAGTGACTCCAGCCTGACTGAAATCCAGGCCAAGATTCGAGCCAAGCTCCCGTTACCTGACGCCCCGTTCAATCTGACTTTCCTCGGGGACGATCCGGCTCACCCTGGCTTGTTTTCACGCATCGTCCGCggggaggagcagcagtggcGGGTGTGGGAGGACGAGGGTCACGTAGCCTTTCTCACTCCTTTTCCCAACTCCCCTGGCTTTACTGTGCTGGTCCCAcgccgacctttgacctctgataTATTCAGATTAGAGAAAGGGGACTATGAGGGACTGGTGCTGTCCACCTGGGAGGTGGCGAGGCTTCTTAAGGAGGGGTTGGGTGCCTGGGGGATGGGCCTTGTTTTTGAGGGTTTTGAGATTGACTACGCTCATGCCAAGTTGATACCGCTGTTTCTGCCTCCGTCATCAGGAACAGGAGACGACACCACTAAACTACCACCTCCCCAGTTTTACCCCACTTATCCTGGATATGTGACCTCAGAAGACGGACCTGAAGCCAGCGTGGGAAGTCTGGAAGAGCTACACATCAAAATTACTCAGACTTAA
- the LOC143320072 gene encoding uncharacterized protein LOC143320072 isoform X2: protein MLFTRFMIRRMSSTLTRHVIWESEGLVAYLHPQPWTPGSVILERSTPGSLGGSIFHLEKQEFLTWLLGARAVAELLCDKLAVQRCALVSRPHRDRPAQIRVLPLHGLDAEWRPHLAGDEEHNAHDPGYCTSKSAPKWSDSSLTEIQAKIRAKLPLPDAPFNLTFLGDDPAHPGLFSRIVRGEEQQWRVWEDEGHVAFLTPFPNSPGFTVLVPRRPLTSDIFRLEKGDYEGLVLSTWEVARLLKEGLGAWGMGLVFEGFEIDYAHAKLIPLFLPPSSGTGDDTTKLPPPQFYPTYPGYVTSEDGPEASVGSLEELHIKITQT from the exons ATGCTGTTTACAAGGTTCATGATTAGAAG AATGTCCTCCACTCTTACCCGTCATGTCATCTGGGAGTCAGAGGGGCTTGTGGCCTACCTTCACCCCCAGCCCTGGACCCCAGGCTCTGTTATCCTGGAGCGTAGCACCCCTGGCAGCCTGGGAGGCAGCATCTTCCACCTGGAGAAGCAGGAGTTTTTAACCTGGCTGCTTGGGGCGAGAGCtgttgcagagctgctgtgtgacaaGCTGGCAGTTCAGAGGTGTGCGCTGGTCAGCAGGCCTCACCGAGACAGACCTGCCCAG ATCCGTGTCCTCCCTCTGCATGGCCTGGATGCAGAGTGGCGCCCTCACCTGGCAGGAGATGAGGAGCACAACGCCCATGACCCAGGATACTGCACCTCTAAGAGCGCTCCCAAATGGAGTGACTCCAGCCTGACTGAAATCCAGGCCAAGATTCGAGCCAAGCTCCCGTTACCTGACGCCCCGTTCAATCTGACTTTCCTCGGGGACGATCCGGCTCACCCTGGCTTGTTTTCACGCATCGTCCGCggggaggagcagcagtggcGGGTGTGGGAGGACGAGGGTCACGTAGCCTTTCTCACTCCTTTTCCCAACTCCCCTGGCTTTACTGTGCTGGTCCCAcgccgacctttgacctctgataTATTCAGATTAGAGAAAGGGGACTATGAGGGACTGGTGCTGTCCACCTGGGAGGTGGCGAGGCTTCTTAAGGAGGGGTTGGGTGCCTGGGGGATGGGCCTTGTTTTTGAGGGTTTTGAGATTGACTACGCTCATGCCAAGTTGATACCGCTGTTTCTGCCTCCGTCATCAGGAACAGGAGACGACACCACTAAACTACCACCTCCCCAGTTTTACCCCACTTATCCTGGATATGTGACCTCAGAAGACGGACCTGAAGCCAGCGTGGGAAGTCTGGAAGAGCTACACATCAAAATTACTCAGACTTAA
- the LOC143320073 gene encoding G-protein coupled receptor 4 encodes MFNTTLNPATDLYMNSTPAGGPRGPPPWYQFAVCAVAPYGFIFYFGVKVFNLAVGTPCNILVMWQIVSKKSDAATSDIFIFNLAILDAYFCLMTPIEMANRLLLGDSRIWYAQRFAYGIKDVAPLFLVCICLDRYMAVVHPVLFASIRDNKIRIGISVVVWGLILAYGLIKCILGVMSVNEIFSGVILFSFAVMVFCNISVIWVLRRSVAGKEEMHPVKKRAFKMVLIILAIIVTNYLPPVALMPFVSYYSFVAFRCQISISVFSIMDLSCSIEPLLYITKMERVDGRCCGQSLSKKSHDSKV; translated from the exons ATGTTCAACACCACTCTGAATCCTGCAACCGACCTCTACATGAACTCTACCCCCGCCGGTGGCCCCCGTGGACCTCCACCATGGTACCAGTTCGCTGTATGCGCCGTGGCCCCTTACGGCTTCATCTTCTACTTCGGGGTCAAAGTGTTCAACCTGGCAGTTGGGACGCCCTGTAACATCCTGGTCATGTGGCAGATCGTGTCCAAGAAAAGTGATGCAGCCACCTCTGACATCTTCATCTTCAACCTGGCCATCTTGGACGCCTACTTCTGCCTAATGACGCCCATAGAGATGGCCAACCGGCTTCTGCTGGGTGACAGTCGCATTTGGTACGCTCAGAGGTTTGCATACGGGATAAAAGACGTCGCACCTCTCTTTCTG GTGTGTATCTGTCTGGACCGCTACATGGCAGTGGTCCACCCGGTGCTGTTCGCTAGTATTCGAGATAACAAGATCCGCATTGGCATTTCTGTGGTGGTCTGGGGCCTCATCCTGGCTTATGGACTCATCAAGTGCATCCTAGGAGTCATGAGCGTCAACGAGATCTTCAGCGGCGTCATCCTCTTCTCCTTTGCCGTCATGGTCTTCTGCAACATCTCTGTCATCTGGGTCCTCAGACGTTCTGTGGCAGGAAAGGAGGAGATGCACCCGGtgaagaagagggccttcaagaTGGTTCTGATCATCCTGGCCATCATCGTGACCAACTACCTGCCGCCCGTGGCTCTCATGCCCTTCGTGTCGTACTACTCGTTCGTGGCGTTCCGCTGCCAGATCAGCATCAGCGTGTTCTCCATCATGGATCTGAGCTGCAGCATTGAGCCTCTCCTCTACATCACCAAGATGGAGCGGGTGGACGGTAGGTGCTGTGGACAGAGTTTGTCCAAGAAATCGCATGACTCCAAGGTGTGA
- the sun2 gene encoding uncharacterized protein sun2 produces the protein MSRRSSRLVSGGYYNSDEESDSSSVTNISYRENPVKVFKKKSGTRKAGSRTPTRAKSNASSASPEPSITACQYDGLTPSPLSSESQPIMRTVPYVSTVATPRPALTPSSTWSQTPPRCPSEPPEKSPPPGLSSSSRAGLHLRPNHKELSQSGLDSSGYSSSEGPHRKPTAATSSTSRSRGSSVVRSGGHRIYSAFFSLMNSVSLMAVAVQSEIMHLAALANASVSGHMKKACGLFLLLLIVLLCIWFLLPLLTSLISRMAVPKTPSQTKPQSQPVLPATPPPQLNTMHPTPVVDPAVVSAAVEAKLRRVVEELQLKQEALQLKQEQLLSQVKEKLHLDMQDMKAKLEVVDSESRLRLEQELAGLGRQLVDYQTDSHSSAASLSLRIQALEAQNAKLSQEWSSIQLTPPPAPCPDTSATPVQNHLTPELQQAMEKWLTDRIKEQDALRLADKGSCSDCGRPMADKMADFALETQGASVISTRCSETYRIRSACVTLFGFPLWYPSESPRTVIQGFPVLLPGKCWAFHGVQGTLVISLSHPITITHVTLDHLPRYNSPTGRIDSAPKDFEVYGMKNDTEEGTLLGTFTYNEDGESTQTFKLPNPSDVVYRFVELRVLTNWGHVEYTCLYRFRVHGQIFST, from the exons atgtCTCGTAGGAGCTCTCGCCTGGTGTCTGGCGGCTACTACAATTCAGATGAAGAATCTGATTCGAGTAGCGTGACAAACATATCCTACCGGGAAAACCCTGTCAA GGTTTTCAAGAAGAAGTCAGGGACCCGCAAAGCCGGTTCCCGTACCCCTACAAGAGCCAAAAGCAATGCTAGTTCTGCCAGCCCCGAGCCGTCAATCACCGCATGCCAGTATGATG GCCTGACTCCTTCTCCCTTGAGCAGCGAGAGCCAGCCGATCATGAGGACCGTACCCTATGTCTCCACTGTGGCCACCCCTCGGCCTGCCCTGACGCCATCATCAACCTGGAGTCAGACGCCCCCTCGCTGCCCCTCGGAACCTCCAGAGAAGAGCCCCCCTCCCGggctctccagctccagcagagcAGGATTACACCTCAGACCCAACCACAAGGAGCTGAGTCAGAGCGGCCTGGACAGCTCAGGGTACTCGTCCTCTGAGGGCCCTCACAGGAAGCCCACAGCtgccaccagcagcaccagtaGGAGCCGTGGTAGCAGTGTGGTTCGCAGCGGTGGACACAGAATCTACAGTGCCTTCTTTAGTCTGATGA ACTCAGTCTCATTGATGGCCGTCGCAGTCCAGTCAGAAATAATGCATCTGGCAGCTTTAG CTAATGCTTCAGTCAGCGGTCACATGAAGAAGGCCTGTggtctgtttctcctcctcctcattgtgCTTCTGT GTATTTGGTTCCTCCTTCCTTTGTTGACCTCTCTCATCTCCCGCATGGCTGTCCCAAAGACCCCGTCACAGACAAAACCTCAGAGTCAACCTGTTCTCCCCGCCACTCCTCCACCTCAACTCAACACCATGCATCCTACACCTGTGGTG GATCCAGCCGTCGTGTCTGCTGCTGTAGAGGCAAAGTTGCGGCGTGTTGTG gaggagctgcagctgaagcaggaggcgctgcagctgaagcaggaACAGCTTCTCTCTCAG gtgaAGGAGAAACTACACCTGGACATGCAGGACATGAAAGCCAAGCTAGAGGTTGTGGACTCGGAGAGTCGGCTGCGTCTGGAGCAGGAGCTCGCCGGGTTGGGCAGGCAGCTGGTGGATTACCAGACAGACAGCCACTCATCTGCtgccagcctcagcctcaggaTCCAAGCTTTAGAGGCCCAGAATGCCAAG CTGTCCCAGGAGTGGTCGTCCATCCAGCTGACCCCTCCTCCAGCCCCCTGTCCTGATACGAGCGCCACCCCCGTCCAAAACCACCTCACCCCAGAGCTCCAACAGGCCATGGAGAAGTGGCTCACTGACCGTATCAAg GAGCAGGACGCTCTCCGGCTTGCTGACAAAGGAAGCTGCTCAGACTGTGGGCGTCCCATGGCTGACAAAATGGCCGACTTTGCATTGGAGACTCAAG GTGCCAGTGTGATCAGCACCAGGTGTTCGGAAACATATCGTATTCGTTCAGCATGTGTGACCCTGTTTGGATTCCCTCTGTGGTACCCCTCTGAAAGCCCACGCACTGTCATTCAG GGCTTCCCGGTGCTGCTGCCAGGGAAATGTTGGGCTTTTCACGGCGTCCAGGGGACCCTTGtgatctctctgtctcaccccaTCACAATCACTCATGTGACGCTGGACCACCTGCCGCGCTACAACTCCCCCACTGGGCGCATCGACTCTGCCCCCAAAGACTTTGAAGTCTAT ggaatgaaaaatgacacagaagAAGGGACGCTGCTGGGGACATTCACTTACAATGAAGATGGAGAGTCAACGCAGACGTTTAAGCTGCCT AACCCCAGTGACGTGGTGTACCGATTCGTGGAGCTGCGTGTTCTCACTAACTGGGGTCATGTGGAATATACGTGTCTTTACCGCTTCCGTGTGCACGGACAGATCTTCTCCACATGA